The Engystomops pustulosus chromosome 7, aEngPut4.maternal, whole genome shotgun sequence DNA window CTTACTGCTGGTGGGGTCTGATCAATGGGACCTTCTCTCCAATTTGTTCTCTATGGGACTGTGATGTCCTGGGAACCCTAGATTTACTTATGGGTACTAGAGCACCCTCAGAGCATCAAGATTGACAGATTTACCTCTTATAACCCCAAAATGAGCCAAATAACATTTCATAGGACTCCCTAGTTCCTGCCAAATATATCTGGACCATCAAGGCATAGACTCTACAATCCATATGAAGAATTCCTTTGGAATGAAAGATCCTGTAAGTTTCAATATTCAGTTCCAATGTATCATAATATTCGTGAGGCCAAATTAACACATCAAACTAGGCCCTGTTCCTCCAACTATCACTGAATGATTTTGCCTGTGTAGCAGGTACATTAACCTAAGAGGTGACTGACAAAAGGCAATACTAGCACTATACTTCAATTTTGGGTAATTTTGGAGCATATCAGACAACCAGTTCTATGCATAGAACtcctgttgatccagggagttactcTGACTGTCCTATTGGGGGTTggaaaggaatttttccctgatgtgggccaattggcatcagctttgcagagtttttgccttcttctgggtcAATGCAATATAATATATAGGTTGGACTTTTTCACTATACAACCACCACTTACACTCTAAAGGACTAAATTAGCTCtgtttgaaaagaaaaaaatgaataaataacttaataaataacttaatgaaaaatgaataaataacttaataactaTCAAACATTTGGCTTAccttttttttgagacttttcatgatgCTTACGCACATTTGCTCGGTCaacagtctcctttcaaagttggccattgtctagttttctgcattgTTCCCTGCGTTATCACCAGAATCCAGATTtaatctagatttttttttaaaagttgctaattttggcgcaaatctatgGCTGTCTCTGACTGGGCGTAGAAATTTGCTTGGAACTAATGGCAACTTTCGGAGaccttttgcaacttttgttgcaAATTCATTAAAGATCAAACGCCgcttgtatcaataaggaaaaactgctcAAATACATTTTTTACCAGCAGAAAAGTCCcaaagacagacagacaaagaTTGACCTATCATACatgatgtattttttattttttttaaccaagtaTATACAGCGGGATGTACGGTGTTAGTATGACTAACCTGAAACTCCCCATATCCTAAATTTTCCCAGATGACGGAAAATAGCAATCTGTTTTGCAAGACTTGAATCACTATAATCTCGAATGTGGTAGAAATGAGAATTCCTGTGGTGCGCTCTGCATAAGGTCACTTTTTTATCTGACTCTATTATATTGAAGCAGTGTTGTTTTTCCTCATAATGTTATTACTGAGTCCTTACACCATGAAACACTTCCTATACTATGAACCACATAATGTCTTGTAGCTCGTATGTGGCAGACTGTCCTTTATGGCTTAATCTGTGGTTAACATTCTTGGGCAGCTGCCCTATCAAATATAACTATCTGTTTATTGCATAGTATAAATCTCTGACCGGGGAACTATGTGACTGTCCTTGCATGTGCTGTTACTAGATTAAGAATTGAAGGATATGCAGCAGAAGGTGGCAGCAAATACTGTTGGCAAAACCAATTAAAATTCCTTAGCATTTCTATAACCAAGATCATGAATGTTGTCCATCAGTGAGGCTGAACTGCAGTACCAAGCACTGCCTCTGGTCATGAGTGGCACTAGATACAACACTTTGAACAAATTTCCATTCAGTTGAAATTTTCTTTCAATATACTAGCAGCATTTGATCTTGATCTTCACTGTGAACTCAATCTATTCTGttacaccaaaaaaatttttcttgGCGTCGCCATGGCCAATGCCAGCTGACCGTAGAGCAAACAATGCTCTGGTTTGATGCCAGTTCACACTTGGCCACCTAGAGCGATAATCGTTCTGCATGTTTTAACCGCACAATTCGCTCTAAGTCGTGAGTCATGATTAAGAGTGGCTTGTGCGCTGTAAATGCGTTGGTTGTAACTTTTGGATGCTAGGAGTATGCACCAATAAAGATTGGACCTGTTTTTCTCTGAACTGAATCGTGGACTTTACATTATGTAAAAAACACTTAGAGAGGGAAgaataactttataaatacatcttCAGAGGATTCGTGCTCTGAAGCGGCCAAATACAGGGAAGGTGAGATGGACTTTCTTTAGTCACTGATGCCTTTCCCATGGGGATATGGAGATCAGGAACACGAAGTGTTCTGGGATCAGGGTCTCACTGGTTTgtctaaggctgcatgcacacggaTGTATGCCTGCACAGTTAGGACAATACAACTTTGTAAAGAGGCAGCAGAAATACATTAATACGTGTGTCCCAATGTTTTCATGATCTCATTTGTTAAAATGGATTAGCAAATTTCCCATTATTCCTCAGTGGAACATCGATGGCTGTAAGTTTCCACACACCTGGAGAGGCATGCTCAAAATGGCAAAGTCTCAATAAAGCGTCTTCTTGCTTTTCTTCCCACTGTTGATGGGGCCTATGGATAGGTGATAAGTAGGGATGATTGGACCGCTTCATTTTCAGTGCCGAGACTCCCACATGTCACGAAAATGAGGGATCCGATGGGTTCCCACAtacccccatcggacccctcgttgctccatcagagtaatggagcagacggacacgcatgacagttctgctccattaatctccaagGAGATGACGGAAATTACAGAGCGCTGCTcgcttttgtgatctgtgggggtcgtgGCACCCCTTTAAAGAGTTTAAACGCGGTAGGGGGTGAGCTAAATCCAAAATTCTGGCTGATGCCTAGGTTTGAGGACCTGAATCGGCAATGTTATAAGCACAGACCTGAACCTTGCTTTTCAGGTCCATTCATCACTAATGAAGAGCCTTTTTTGGTCGGACAACCCCTACAGGTCAAGCTCATTCTACTTATCTGAGAAATGCCTGATTTAGATTATCACAAGACAAAGTTGTACTTGAACACATCTGCCATAATTAGTTTACTTACAATATCAATAGCCATATTATTTACCGTAGTCCTTCGCTTCGAACACCCATTTTCTCCATTTTTAAAGCGTATTTATTAAAACTCAGAGTTGCTGGGTATCTTTTAATGGAAACCCTTTCATTGACCTTCAGAAAAACCTGGATAACGAGTCTGGTGTTTACTTAAATTCCTAAATTTCTTAAATAGAAGAGACATGAAGTCATGTTCTAATGCAATATGAGGAAGTGGATACTATAACAAAATATTTGGTCTAGACTCCACTATAATCCTGATACACAATAATTAGAATAATCCAACAATGACCGTGACGTCATTCCAGATCTTCCTTTTCCAAAATAAAGTTGGTCCTGTTTTTCACTGAGCTGGATCATGGACTTTATGTTCTCTGATTTTTACATGAGTGTGAAGATGAGTGCAGGGGTAGAGGTGCCCGAGAAGCAGACAATCGCTCTCGTACATGTTTCCTTGGAGTTATACTTCCTTCTCTAAGTGTTTTCATGCCGGCCACACACCGTAGGAGTTCAAACGAGCTTGTTAAGAAACGTTCCCGCTGTAATGTTCCAGTCTCAGACTTGAGTCCTTCTTGTCCGTAGTACATTCCAGTATTTTCCTGACATCTCTTTTCATATCTTTGCATTTAGAGAATGTATGCCATCTTTTTCTTATTTACATTAAAGAAAGGTTGTTGAAGGATATAGACGCTGTTATAAAGCGCTTTGAAGCCATATCTTGACAAAGGATCAGTCGGGAACTCAACTTGAGAGTCAAATTCTGCATATGGCACTGAATTTCAAGAGTAAATACAGCACTATTATAGACTTAGTCTAATTGTATAAATGGATCTGACAAGGACTTTTTTTTGCTCCAATTCTGTGATCTTTAAGTATTTAAAGTGACCCATGCTAGCTTTATTAGTCCCCCAAGATGCTGGAGGCCAATTATACATTATGGGTACCTGGTGCTGATGGTCTGTTTATCTTCATAAAATGATTTCAAATGTACCCAACATATGCGGAAAATAGGAGATGGATAAGGATCTATTTCACAATTTTCTCAATTGTGAACATATAGCTGATGCTTCATATTTGGGTTGTTGGCAACTCGGTTCCTTTCTGGGATTACCTTTCCTCTAAAGCAGCCTATATAATAATTGATGTCACTGGCTCGGCAATGACTTATTAAGTATAGAAAAATTAGATTTAAGTCTGGGTCTGGGTTTCTTCCCATCAGCTCTTATAGGCAGGAGTCAAAGAAGCATCTAGTAGAAATACACTGGAGAATATGCTGACGTTGTAGGGTATACCACTAAATACCTTGACCAGAGTTTGTAATTAAGAAGAATACGGGGCACCATAAAGTAGGCTCCCCATGTAAATCTTAACACACTGATCCCTTACCCTATCATGAACACCATTTTTCtcctaaaaggacatctaccaccaggatgaaggattgtaaaccaagcacaacgacatactgttgtgtgctccctatggcagcatctgctcttcttttagcttctaataccCTGGTTTTTCCAAAGAAAGGCGCTTGAAGCCCCCAAGGCTTATTTCTTGAAAACAAGGGTATTGGAAGCTTAAAGAACAGTggctcctgccagagggggcacacaccagcatgtaagtgtgcttggtttacaatccttcatcctggtggtagatgttcgtTAAAGCCATTCAGAATTGGTACAAACCTTATGCCTTTAAAAACACCTGTCAGGTTGATTTAGGACCCTAAACCTTGTTGATCTgtggtttaaggttccaaatcAACCTTTCTGAAGTCTGTAGGAGAAGAAAAACTAAGAAAATAAGGCACATCGGACTTGCATCTGTAGATCCTGGGCTAGCGCCTCCTCTTGCAATGTGGGAAGTGCAGCCATGACTGTATCCATGAGGAGGTGTCATTTTGGAGCCCACAAATAAAGAcggaaaaacagagcccacatgaAAACACAGCAAAATGTAATTGTGTCAATTTTGcttcacttggaatttttttccagtacattgcacagaatattaaatggggccattaaaaagtacaatttgtcctgtagATAACAAGCCTTCACACATCACTGTaattgggaaaaataaaaaaagttatagctttttgaaTGAGGGGAGTCCTGAAGGGGCTAAAAATACTCAGAGGGCGatctgggacactaaaccacaggacctgtgggtggtttagaatCCCAAATTGCAATGacagtgttttgttttgttttttgttttttttaaacttaaggtGATTTTGTCTTTTGGCAGCTTGTTTGGGGTTTTTTAGAGTTCATAATTCAGCAGAATTATCTATTACaggtacctttttttttttttttttggaaagtggTTTTTAATCTTGCtaaatatttttattcttttatttgtagGATGAACCGTTTGGTTTATTTACTAGGACCCATGTTCCTTCTCTTTGGACTCATGGTGCCAAACATTGAAGGAAATAAGAAAGTGCGTGGATCTCAAGGGGCCATTCCTCCTCCTGACAAAGGGCAGCCCAATGACTCTGAGCAAAGCCAGACAGGGCCAGGAACTCGGATCAGAGGTAAAGGGAAAGGACAAGCTCTGGTGGCGGAGGAGGTTTTGGAGTCCAGTCAGGAAGCACTACATGTTACTGAAAGAAAGTATCTGAAGAGAGACTGGTGTAAGACACAGCCACTGAAGCAAACCATCCATGAGGAGGGATGCCAAAAACGTACCATCCTCAACAGGTTCTGTTATGGGCAGTGCAATTCTTTCTACATTCCCCGACATATCCGTCGAGAGGAGGGGTCCTTCCAATCTTGCTCCTTCTGTAAACCCAAAAAGTTCACTACCATGGTAGTTACACTCAACTGTCCAGAGCTACAGCCACCCACAAAGAAGAAAAGAATAACTCGTGTCAAGCAGTGTCGCTGCATCTCTATAGATCTGGACTAGCATCACATTTCTTCTCCACCTTGGACAAACTGATGATACATCAATATAGCTGGACTGCACCCATGCAGATGGTAGTTTCATGTGTATCAAGCAAGCTAGAAAATTTTTGGATGACAAAGCTACTTTCAGCCACCCAAGGGTAACCCAACAAACGTCCTGCTCACCATAGATGGATGGACCGCCCCAGTAAAGCACAAAGTGCACTCTTGgagtacaaaagaaaaaaattcttctgCGTTCTAGTTTCcatgtatacaatgtgtatatatctTATTTATTCACACTTACATGTTTGTGATGCACATATGAGGGTATGTGGGAAGAAAGTGTCTGTGTAACAATTTTATAACCTAATTGATCTAAGCGGGAGCTGAATAATGGTTCCTGCCCGTGATCACAGCAGAAGAGCACATTTGGCTAACCAGTGACTTTGACCATTTTTACCACTTATTGAGGTAGAATTGCATcaagtgaaataaaataaaatctctttAACTGGTTCAAATGGAACCGCAAGTATGTTGTGTTTTGTTAGAATATCTATACAACATGGTCTCTGCAAGGTCTTCTTGCTTTACGTGGATAGAGGTATAGTAACCACGACATCACTTCAATCTGGCTAAAAAGAAGTTCTTGAATGATCTCCCTACCTTCTAAAGATTTTACATTTCGAAGGTAAAATAAAATTTAGATGCCATGATTGTTTTACATCAAGGCCccaataaatacattttcaggCCAAATGTTCTTGTGGCTAATCGAGTACACTTTGGAGAAAAGTTCTATTGACAACAAATGGAATTTTTAAGTAGATATAGGCAATATCGATACTGAGCAATAGATGCCGGTGAAGGCTCATTTGGTAGATAGATGTTCTTTCCAACCCAGTGTGGAGAAGGATCCTTCTAGACATGGCTGGTGTCTTTTAGGACCACCCCATAAGACAATCTTATCTGGCATGAAATTGATGAATTCCTCAATCCAGTTTAATATCCCTACATAAATGTAGCATGCCATTTTCGCTATAAAAGCATTGACGGCCTGATTTCTCTTCTAGGAAAATCCTGAAACCCTACGTTGAAAAAGTGTGTGAACAAACCGTAAAGTTGTATCCACTCCATAAAATATCTATAAACCTTAGTCTGGCCAATAtaaggttatatactatataccaacATAGCATAGAGATGTGATTTACCCTATAGGCTATGCAGCATGTGAGAGGACTTGTATGCCTCTTTGTGCCTATGTATAGGTCAGATTTGGGCAAGCTTCTGAACAAGATGTAGTCATTTTAATGGCCTCTCTCAAGCCCAACCAGATGTTGGCTTCTCTTTGATCTGAACAACACGTAGGGCTTCAGACAATAAGATTAGTTTACAATTTATTGTGCCTTTGATTCCCACACACTGATGAGTTTTAAATTTGTTACCCAGCTCGCCCGCCGCACGAGGAGGGACCACAGAGAGGAAAGggggaaagagaaaaaaaagcctAGAGGCAACGGGCAAGTGTTTGATTTTAGAGCTTTTTTTTATTTGGTCGCCTTTTCAGGTCAAGTTCCTATTCACGCCTTTTAcggttttatataaaatgttcTTTGGAGACAATTTGGATAACATGTGTGTAAGTATATTCTAGAAGGATATCACATGT harbors:
- the GREM1 gene encoding gremlin-1 encodes the protein MNRLVYLLGPMFLLFGLMVPNIEGNKKVRGSQGAIPPPDKGQPNDSEQSQTGPGTRIRGKGKGQALVAEEVLESSQEALHVTERKYLKRDWCKTQPLKQTIHEEGCQKRTILNRFCYGQCNSFYIPRHIRREEGSFQSCSFCKPKKFTTMVVTLNCPELQPPTKKKRITRVKQCRCISIDLD